One genomic region from Neoarius graeffei isolate fNeoGra1 chromosome 4, fNeoGra1.pri, whole genome shotgun sequence encodes:
- the LOC132884554 gene encoding zinc finger BED domain-containing protein 4-like: MSSPAWSFFAVAEDDNTVAICKTCSARIARGGRKPSSFNTTNLIAHLKSRHRGEKVLNEYEAAAAAAAANSVKRKTRTTQKFDVPIQQLFEKCKSFSRDSEKSKAINDKVMEFIALGDQPFSVVEDPSFRKLIAHLEPRYTLPSHRFFSDVSLPALYDIVATHIHSLIDKGGLHVSFTTDIWTSDVSPVSMLSLTAQWLDQDFNLQKATLHAQECPGSHTAIMICQAFDTMLTHWSITKDQVHVVLRDNARNMIKAMEECGLASLGCMAHTLQLAVNEAVLSQRSITDCVSIGRKIIGHFKHSQLATSRLQNLQKQLGMKEARLQQDVPTRWNSTFYMMTSLLQQKRVLAAYAVDFDLPAFLTPNQWTLIENMLTILDPCEQLTKNISSATATAADVIPSIEALRRLLNRTVATDHGIKTSKSTLLEAIEQRFSHIYTESLFFLATVLDPRYKDCYFDQATKREAIEALNDKMRCAAPAKDVEEPKEKKTKTTTDDNNNVSLLTMYEEILQENNTKELNQSKTDQQIKAYLSEPTIPRSESPMDYWRSNKARFPELASLARKYLSAPCTSIDSERLFSAAANVIDEKRNRLGCDKAEMLLFVKKNLPLMPSPRK, encoded by the exons ATGTCTTCACCGGCATGGTCGTTTTTCGCTGTGGCTGAAGATGACAACACCGTCGCTATCTGCAAAACATGTTCAGCGAGGATTGCGAGAGGAGGAAGAAAGCCATCAAGTTTTAACACGACGAATCTTATAGCTCACCTTAAAAGTCGCCATCGCGGCGAAAAGGTACTGAACGAATATGAGGCAGCAGCTGCAGCCGCAGCCGCTAACAGTgttaaaagaaaaacaagaacGACACAGAAGTTTGATGTCCCCATTCAGCAGTTGTTCGAAAAATGTAAGAGCTTTTCAAGAGATAGCGAGAAGTCTAAAGCCATTAACGACAAAGTAATGGAGTTTATAGCACTCGGCGACCAGCCTTTCTCTGTTGTCGAAGACCCATCTTTTCGTAAGCTAATAGCACATTTGGAGCCACGTTACACTCTCCCAAGCCACCGCTTCTTCTCGGACGTGTCCCTCCCTGCACTTTATGATATTGTTGCAACACATATCCACAGCCTGATCGACAAGGGCGGACTACACGTAAGTTTTACCACAGACATATGGACGTCAGATGTTAGTCCGGTCAGCATGCTAAGCCTGACGGCTCAGTGGCTGGATCAAGACTTTAACTTGCAAAAAGCAACTCTGCATGCCCAGGAGTGCCCTGGGTCACATACAGCAATAATGATATGCCAAGCTTTTGACACAATGCTCACGCACTGGAGTATAACAAAAGACCAAGTGCATGTTGTGCTCAGGGACAATGCACGTAACATGATCAAAGCTATGGAGGAGTGTGGGCTTGCAAGCTTGGGTTGTATGGCACACACTTTACAGCTTGCTGTAAATGAGGCTGTACTGAGCCAAAGAAGCATCACAGATTGTGTCTCGATTGGCAGGAAGATAATAGGACATTTTAAACACTCCCAGCTCGCCACCTCCCGTCTTCAAAACTTGCAGAAACAACTAGGTATGAAAGAGGCAAGGCTTCAACAAGACGTGCCCACTCGTTGGAATTCCACGTTCTATATGATGACAAGTTTGTTGCAGCAGAAGCGAGTACTTGCAGCATATGCTGTAGATTTTGACTTGCCTGCATTTCTGACCCCAAATCAATGGACTTTAATTGAAAACATGCTCACTATTCTTGACCCCTGTGAACAGCTGACAAAAAACATAAGCTCAGCTACAGCCACTGCAGCTGATGTCATCCCCTCCATTGAAGCCTTAAGGCGTCTGTTAAATAGGACTGTTGCAACAGATCATGGAATTAAAACGTCAAAGAGCACACTACTGGAAGCTATAGAGCAGCGTTTCAGTCACATCTACACAGAGTCCCTGTTTTTTCTCGCCACAGTCTTGGACCCAAGGTATAAGGACTGCTATTTTGACCAAGCAACAAAAAGGGAAGCAATAGAAGCATTGAATGATAAAATGAGATGTGCAGCACCAGCAAAAGATGTAGAAGAGCCAAAGGAGAAGAAAACCAAGACAACAACAGATGACAACAACAATGTTTCCCTGCTGACAATGTATGAAGAAATccttcaagaaaacaacacaaaagAGCTGAACCAAAGCAAAACAGATCAGCAG ATAAAAGCCTATCTCTCAGAGCCCACAATTCCTCGATCGGAGAGCCCCATGGACTACTGGAGAAGCAACAAAGCCCGGTTCCCAGAACTTGCCTCACTCGCACGGAAGTACCTGTCAGCGCCTTGCACAAGCATAGACAGTGAACGTTTATTTTCTGCCGCTGCAAATGTTATCGATGAAAAACGAAACCGACTTGGATGTGACAAAGCAGAGATGCTTCTGTTTGTCAAGAAAAATCTCCCACTGATGCCCTCACCTAGAAAATAG